A stretch of the Cyanobacterium stanieri LEGE 03274 genome encodes the following:
- a CDS encoding cobalamin-binding protein, with translation MDKRIISLLPSATEIIEVLGLIGSLVGRSHECDYPMEVGKLPICTIARLNSQKPSREIDSDVQSLLQSAVSIYELKTDVIEQLQPTHIVTQDQCDVCAVSFLDVERAVTSLISSQPQIISLQPNLLKEVWADIERVARILDVPCETTLQQLQARVQKIVSQTETLSEDNRPTVVALEWTEPLMGGGNWIPELIEMAGGKPLLGKKGEHSPYLTWDALSQADPEVIIIMPCGFDLERTRQESQVLMKHPNWSNLQAVKQGKVFITDGNAYFNRPGPRLVDSLEILAEILHPDSFNFGHQEKVWQLLG, from the coding sequence ATGGATAAAAGAATTATTTCACTGCTACCAAGTGCCACAGAAATTATCGAAGTTCTGGGATTAATAGGGAGTTTAGTCGGGCGCTCCCATGAATGTGACTATCCGATGGAAGTTGGCAAGTTGCCCATCTGTACTATAGCGAGATTAAATTCTCAAAAACCCAGTCGGGAAATTGATAGTGATGTGCAATCTCTCTTACAATCTGCTGTAAGTATATATGAACTTAAAACAGATGTTATCGAACAATTGCAACCGACTCACATTGTTACTCAGGATCAGTGCGATGTCTGTGCTGTTAGTTTCCTAGACGTTGAAAGGGCGGTTACTTCTTTGATTTCGAGTCAGCCTCAAATCATTTCCTTACAACCAAATTTACTCAAAGAGGTTTGGGCAGACATTGAACGAGTTGCCCGAATATTAGATGTTCCTTGTGAAACGACTTTACAGCAATTACAGGCAAGAGTCCAAAAGATAGTCTCTCAAACAGAAACCTTGTCAGAAGATAACCGTCCGACAGTGGTGGCTTTGGAATGGACTGAACCTTTAATGGGGGGAGGAAATTGGATTCCCGAATTGATAGAAATGGCAGGGGGTAAACCTTTATTGGGCAAAAAAGGGGAACATTCACCGTACCTAACTTGGGACGCCTTATCTCAAGCTGATCCTGAAGTCATTATCATCATGCCCTGTGGCTTTGATTTAGAGAGAACTCGTCAAGAATCCCAAGTATTGATGAAGCATCCTAATTGGAGTAATTTACAAGCAGTGAAGCAAGGAAAAGTCTTCATCACTGATGGGAATGCTTATTTTAACCGTCCTGGTCCTCGTTTAGTTGATTCTTTAGAAATCTTGGCGGAAATTCTTCATCCAGATAGCTTTAATTTTGGTCATCAAGAAAAGGTTTGGCAACTTCTAGGATAA
- a CDS encoding DUF2949 domain-containing protein — protein MAQPHIKKTPDQLSMVLWQYGFINLGQLY, from the coding sequence TTGGCACAGCCTCACATAAAAAAAACTCCTGACCAACTGTCTATGGTTTTATGGCAATATGGGTTTATTAACCTAGGACAGTTATACTAA
- a CDS encoding DUF3082 domain-containing protein: MNDSEKQENKINSSENQSLDKPITPFRCFMGASISGALAIAAYLLTKSIVETYAGIPISFDNPMAARIASTVRTLIMGITTMATFVFVMVTVGLFALGIQLIFKKSNSTPES, translated from the coding sequence ATGAACGATTCTGAAAAACAAGAAAATAAGATAAATTCATCTGAAAATCAATCCCTTGATAAGCCCATTACCCCTTTTCGTTGCTTTATGGGGGCTTCTATTTCAGGGGCTTTGGCGATCGCAGCTTATCTACTAACTAAATCCATTGTGGAAACCTATGCGGGAATTCCCATTAGTTTTGATAACCCCATGGCAGCCCGTATCGCATCCACCGTTAGGACTCTCATCATGGGCATTACCACTATGGCAACCTTTGTCTTTGTCATGGTAACGGTAGGTTTATTCGCCCTTGGGATTCAATTAATCTTCAAAAAATCTAACTCTACCCCAGAATCTTAA
- a CDS encoding DUF2605 domain-containing protein encodes MQPSQPTEKELLAKVLAPLLEDFQYWFSRSITLLESERITFLSEQEQNDLIARIKSSQDEVKTASMLFRATDGQAGVDTKVLMPWHSLVAECWGVARRWRLEKEQNPN; translated from the coding sequence ATGCAACCATCTCAACCCACAGAAAAAGAACTACTGGCAAAGGTTCTTGCACCTTTACTAGAAGACTTTCAATACTGGTTTTCTCGCTCTATAACATTGCTAGAGTCGGAAAGAATTACTTTTTTATCAGAACAAGAACAAAACGATTTGATTGCTAGAATCAAAAGTTCTCAAGATGAAGTAAAAACAGCCTCAATGCTTTTTAGGGCAACCGATGGACAAGCTGGAGTGGATACAAAGGTTTTAATGCCTTGGCATAGTCTCGTCGCAGAATGCTGGGGGGTTGCCCGTCGTTGGCGCTTAGAAAAAGAGCAAAATCCAAACTAA
- a CDS encoding DUF2973 domain-containing protein, whose amino-acid sequence MLHLIYILAFTVIAFFAISNLIRSLITISGESQRGSWTDTPKPIKRANPQSYRATHPELLDENGNPLDEPLLVIRSVSVEDARQKLDSIYQSSPGQTRQPEEDS is encoded by the coding sequence ATGCTACATTTAATTTATATTCTTGCCTTCACTGTAATTGCCTTTTTCGCTATCAGCAACTTGATTCGTAGTCTTATTACCATCAGTGGTGAGTCTCAGAGGGGTTCTTGGACTGACACTCCAAAACCGATTAAAAGAGCAAACCCCCAAAGTTATCGGGCTACCCATCCTGAATTATTGGATGAAAATGGTAATCCCTTGGATGAACCTTTATTGGTAATTCGCTCTGTGTCTGTGGAGGATGCTCGTCAAAAATTAGACTCTATCTATCAATCCTCTCCAGGGCAAACTAGACAACCTGAAGAAGATAGTTAA
- the deoC gene encoding deoxyribose-phosphate aldolase, with protein MVITAADVNIADYIDHSLLNPLATGDDIDLCCNQAIDCGFPVVCVYPVHVKRAVAMLHSQKITVATVIGFPTGATTPGVKLHEAQEATNYGAGELDVVINLGWLKSGKFDWIHKEIASICEETGIPVKAILETTRLTDEEKQMAAQVCLDAGVRFLKTSTGWFGGATVEDVAFLHDICKGRVGIKASGGIKDLESAIALINAGANRLGTSRGVDIVRQQKENLTV; from the coding sequence ATGGTAATCACTGCTGCAGATGTTAACATAGCCGATTATATAGATCATTCCCTTTTAAATCCCCTTGCCACTGGGGATGATATAGATTTATGCTGTAATCAAGCCATTGATTGTGGTTTTCCTGTAGTATGTGTTTATCCTGTTCATGTCAAAAGGGCTGTGGCAATGCTCCATAGTCAAAAGATTACGGTGGCAACGGTGATTGGTTTTCCTACGGGGGCAACTACTCCTGGGGTTAAGTTGCATGAGGCTCAGGAAGCTACCAATTATGGGGCAGGGGAATTGGATGTGGTCATTAATCTAGGTTGGTTAAAATCTGGGAAGTTTGATTGGATTCATAAGGAAATTGCCTCTATCTGTGAGGAAACGGGAATCCCCGTTAAAGCGATTTTAGAAACTACCCGTTTGACTGATGAGGAAAAACAGATGGCGGCTCAAGTCTGTTTGGATGCGGGGGTAAGATTTTTAAAAACCAGTACGGGATGGTTTGGGGGAGCGACGGTGGAGGATGTGGCTTTTTTGCATGATATTTGTAAAGGCAGGGTGGGTATTAAGGCTTCAGGGGGTATTAAGGATTTGGAAAGTGCGATCGCCCTTATAAATGCGGGGGCAAATCGGTTAGGTACATCAAGGGGAGTAGATATTGTCAGACAACAAAAAGAAAACCTTACGGTTTGA
- the rnc gene encoding ribonuclease III, with amino-acid sequence MTITDPRRRIELQKLLKKLGLTDLSQVNWTLLDTALTHSSFSHENNYEQLEFVGDAVVRLVAAELLKETYPTLPVGEYAAIRSVIVSDRFLAEIAELYGIETYLLIAPNVRGDRMGRISRLADAFEAILGALYESTKTMELIRYWLDPVLSEKAAQVHADPARQNYKDALQEWTQRVHKSLPTYVVQEHRLNKGGENERFLAQVWLKDQLLGEGKGATKKASHQAAAKQAFYTFVNQEQVSPVDKQR; translated from the coding sequence ATGACAATAACTGATCCTCGTCGTCGCATAGAATTACAAAAATTACTAAAAAAATTAGGTCTAACGGACTTATCACAGGTTAACTGGACATTATTAGATACTGCCCTAACCCATTCTAGTTTCTCCCACGAAAATAACTATGAACAACTGGAATTTGTGGGGGATGCGGTGGTTAGATTAGTGGCCGCAGAATTACTAAAAGAAACCTATCCTACCTTACCCGTAGGAGAATATGCCGCTATTCGTTCGGTAATAGTAAGCGATCGCTTCTTAGCCGAAATCGCCGAACTATATGGCATTGAGACTTATTTACTCATTGCACCTAATGTGCGGGGCGATCGTATGGGACGCATTTCCCGCCTTGCCGATGCTTTCGAGGCAATTTTAGGAGCATTATACGAAAGCACCAAAACCATGGAATTAATACGCTATTGGTTAGACCCTGTTCTTTCAGAAAAAGCCGCCCAAGTTCACGCTGACCCTGCTAGACAAAATTATAAAGATGCCCTCCAAGAATGGACACAAAGGGTACATAAATCTTTACCTACCTATGTTGTCCAAGAACATCGTTTAAATAAAGGGGGAGAAAATGAACGTTTCTTAGCCCAAGTATGGCTCAAAGATCAACTATTGGGAGAAGGCAAAGGGGCTACCAAGAAAGCATCTCACCAAGCCGCCGCCAAACAGGCATTTTATACCTTTGTTAATCAAGAGCAGGTTTCCCCCGTTGATAAGCAAAGATAA
- a CDS encoding nicotinate-nucleotide adenylyltransferase, with the protein MKIAIFGTSADPPTIAHKTILDYLSQKYDLIAVYASDNPFKESQKSLYHRTKMLALLIEELNQESINNNVELATDIGDRRTIYTIEKAKKKWGQKADLTFVIGSDLAPQIFSWYEAKKLWSQVKVLILPRQGYTIDIATQKKLDQFTLGYTLAEYPLPPVSSTEYRQSQNEEILSPKVKSYIQTHNLYTIDPAD; encoded by the coding sequence ATGAAAATTGCTATCTTTGGTACTAGCGCAGACCCCCCGACCATCGCCCATAAAACAATTTTAGATTATTTGAGTCAAAAATATGACTTAATCGCCGTCTATGCCTCTGACAACCCCTTTAAAGAGAGTCAAAAAAGCCTATACCATCGTACTAAAATGTTGGCTTTATTAATAGAGGAACTTAATCAAGAATCCATAAACAATAATGTAGAATTAGCAACGGATATAGGCGATCGGCGCACCATCTACACCATCGAAAAAGCCAAAAAAAAATGGGGGCAAAAGGCAGACTTAACTTTTGTCATTGGCAGTGATTTAGCACCGCAAATATTCAGCTGGTATGAAGCCAAAAAACTTTGGTCGCAGGTAAAGGTATTAATACTACCCCGCCAGGGCTACACCATCGACATTGCTACCCAAAAAAAGTTAGATCAATTCACCCTTGGTTATACCCTCGCCGAATATCCATTACCCCCCGTGTCTTCCACGGAATATCGTCAAAGTCAAAATGAAGAAATTCTTTCCCCCAAGGTCAAATCCTACATTCAAACCCATAATTTATATACGATTGATCCAGCAGATTAA
- the hisA gene encoding 1-(5-phosphoribosyl)-5-[(5-phosphoribosylamino)methylideneamino]imidazole-4-carboxamide isomerase, whose protein sequence is MEVIPAIDLLGGHCVRLYQGDYAQSQVFNENPVEVALQWQNQGATRLHLVDLDGAKAGHPVNVDVIKEIVTALDIPIQVGGGLRDRTSIETLFKLGVDRAIVGTVAVENPTLVRELCETFPQKIAIGIDARNGKVATKGWLETSEVEATELAKAISSQAAAIIYTDIHRDGTLVGPNQEALREIASVTDIPIIASGGISSLSDILSLLSLEPVGVKSVIVGKAIYTGKVDLTEAIKAVGDGRLQDIPPHFGDSALA, encoded by the coding sequence ATGGAAGTAATACCAGCAATTGATTTATTAGGTGGGCATTGTGTACGTTTATATCAAGGAGACTACGCCCAATCTCAAGTATTTAATGAAAACCCCGTGGAGGTAGCTCTACAATGGCAGAATCAGGGGGCTACCCGCTTACATTTAGTTGATTTAGATGGGGCAAAAGCTGGACATCCCGTCAATGTAGATGTTATTAAAGAAATTGTTACGGCTTTAGATATTCCTATTCAAGTAGGAGGGGGTTTGCGCGATCGCACCTCCATCGAAACCCTATTTAAATTGGGAGTAGATAGGGCAATTGTTGGCACGGTAGCAGTGGAAAATCCCACTTTAGTCAGGGAATTATGTGAAACATTCCCCCAAAAAATTGCCATCGGCATTGATGCGAGAAATGGTAAAGTAGCTACCAAGGGATGGTTAGAAACCTCAGAAGTAGAAGCCACAGAATTAGCTAAGGCCATCTCTAGCCAAGCGGCCGCCATCATCTATACAGACATCCATCGAGATGGTACATTAGTCGGTCCCAATCAAGAAGCCTTAAGGGAAATTGCTAGTGTTACTGATATTCCCATTATCGCTTCTGGGGGTATTAGTTCTCTAAGTGATATTCTTAGTCTATTATCCCTTGAACCTGTGGGAGTGAAAAGCGTTATCGTTGGTAAGGCCATTTATACGGGTAAAGTGGATTTAACCGAAGCCATTAAGGCGGTAGGGGATGGCAGATTACAGGATATTCCCCCCCATTTCGGTGATTCGGCCTTGGCTTAA
- a CDS encoding L-lactate MFS transporter, protein MVTFLIKDNLDKQRWWIALAAIIIQLCLGTIYSWSVIKNELVTNQGWQEVPTSLAFVIALGVIGFAAAVGGLLVDKKGPRFVATLGGFLFGIGTIIAGVGIQLNNFLILYLGYGLIAGLGNGFGYVTPIATLIRWFPDKRGLVTGLAVMGFGAGSFFVGLIAPYFINNFGVSNTFYLWGVGFLILIVVSAQLLINPPSGWLPQGYELPTGNKSLNCFSFHQAIRASEWWILWGILFVNVSAGMGLISQLSTIARDLYYLPSFESLNPQEVSLLQDRAGSFVVAIASIFNGLGRLFWAWLSDKFGRKAIFSTMFITQAVLYLIIPHLNSYIIFVFIACYLLSCLGGGFATMPAFAADAFGSENIGRIYGAMLTAWGSAGIIGPFVFSWIKDNTANYNYALYGATTLLVIGFILTRIYKPPRITIIKNGGIDPV, encoded by the coding sequence ATGGTTACTTTTTTAATTAAAGATAATTTAGATAAACAAAGATGGTGGATTGCCCTAGCTGCTATCATTATCCAACTATGTTTAGGCACTATATATTCTTGGAGTGTCATTAAAAATGAATTAGTAACAAACCAAGGTTGGCAAGAGGTGCCCACTTCTCTAGCTTTTGTCATTGCTTTAGGTGTCATTGGTTTTGCTGCTGCGGTGGGAGGGCTTTTAGTAGATAAAAAAGGGCCTCGATTTGTGGCAACCCTCGGTGGTTTTCTCTTTGGTATCGGTACTATCATTGCAGGAGTGGGTATTCAATTAAATAATTTTTTAATTCTCTATCTAGGCTATGGATTGATAGCAGGATTAGGTAATGGATTTGGTTATGTAACCCCCATTGCTACCCTAATTCGCTGGTTTCCCGACAAAAGGGGTTTAGTGACTGGATTAGCAGTTATGGGTTTTGGGGCGGGTTCATTTTTTGTTGGTTTAATCGCCCCTTATTTTATTAATAATTTTGGTGTTTCTAATACTTTCTATCTTTGGGGTGTTGGTTTTCTTATTTTGATTGTTGTTTCGGCACAATTGTTAATCAATCCTCCTTCGGGATGGTTACCGCAAGGTTATGAGTTACCTACGGGAAATAAATCCCTTAATTGTTTTAGTTTTCATCAAGCTATTCGTGCTTCTGAGTGGTGGATTTTGTGGGGAATTTTATTTGTTAATGTTAGTGCAGGAATGGGGTTGATTTCTCAATTATCTACCATTGCTAGGGATTTGTATTATTTACCTTCTTTTGAGAGTTTAAACCCCCAAGAGGTAAGTTTATTACAGGATAGGGCAGGATCTTTTGTAGTGGCGATCGCCTCTATTTTTAACGGTTTGGGAAGACTATTTTGGGCATGGCTATCGGATAAATTCGGCAGGAAAGCGATTTTTTCCACCATGTTTATCACCCAAGCAGTGCTATATTTGATTATTCCCCATCTCAATAGCTATATTATTTTTGTCTTTATTGCCTGTTACCTTCTCTCCTGTCTGGGGGGTGGGTTTGCTACGATGCCCGCCTTTGCCGCTGATGCCTTTGGCTCAGAAAATATTGGACGTATTTATGGCGCAATGTTAACCGCATGGGGTAGCGCTGGGATTATTGGCCCATTCGTTTTTAGTTGGATTAAAGATAATACAGCTAATTACAATTATGCTCTATATGGAGCTACCACCTTACTGGTGATAGGATTTATTTTGACAAGGATTTATAAACCTCCCCGCATAACTATCATAAAAAACGGAGGAATTGATCCTGTTTAA
- a CDS encoding chlororespiratory reduction protein 7 — MADSIMYQEDGFVVLENDQPEQLMSRTELLNKLEKVVTNATDLPRDVAQNKTMKAQAEYLLENYCEFNPDENSYLQWYVVRWEKK; from the coding sequence ATGGCTGACTCAATCATGTATCAAGAAGATGGTTTCGTTGTTTTGGAAAATGACCAACCAGAACAGTTGATGAGTAGAACAGAATTACTAAATAAACTGGAAAAAGTTGTAACCAACGCCACAGATTTACCCCGTGACGTAGCACAAAATAAGACTATGAAAGCCCAAGCGGAATATTTACTAGAAAATTACTGCGAATTTAACCCTGATGAAAATAGTTATTTGCAGTGGTATGTGGTGCGCTGGGAAAAAAAATAA
- a CDS encoding DUF6761 family protein, which produces MITDTIAIRYYQKLTDGMVDLWARGSRYEELRVYMEGYLACLRQTNIIEPYLIHRLEEEAFRFLRDPSNFELAMPQMQREHDFY; this is translated from the coding sequence ATGATTACAGATACAATCGCTATCAGATACTACCAAAAACTAACCGATGGTATGGTAGATTTATGGGCCAGGGGCAGTCGCTATGAAGAATTAAGGGTTTATATGGAAGGGTATTTGGCTTGTTTGCGTCAAACAAATATTATTGAACCTTATCTAATTCACCGCCTCGAAGAAGAAGCATTTCGCTTTTTAAGAGATCCTTCAAACTTTGAATTAGCAATGCCTCAAATGCAAAGGGAACATGATTTCTATTAA
- the psb32 gene encoding photosystem II repair protein Psb32 — protein sequence MTKLYRIITSLWLTLTIVFSIGMGNAYATGVYDMPLVSAGESVWVIDEADTLSRATEAKLDDMLNELAQSTDKELRVITLRRLDYGATIHSFTDDVFEKWYPTPEEQKNQVLLTLDTLTNRSGLRVGNSLQDLLTPEIVESVTTETIGYALKNQQYNQAMVDAGDRIIAILSGKEDPGPPEIQELNIEGTFSTAEETDDGIATIWVVLLVILATVIPMVTYFWYVGFPGS from the coding sequence ATGACAAAATTGTATCGTATTATAACCAGTTTATGGTTAACCCTAACCATAGTATTTAGTATTGGCATGGGCAATGCTTACGCCACAGGAGTTTATGATATGCCTTTGGTTAGTGCGGGGGAATCGGTGTGGGTAATAGATGAAGCCGATACCCTTAGCCGTGCCACGGAGGCAAAATTGGATGATATGTTGAATGAGTTAGCCCAATCTACCGATAAAGAATTACGGGTAATTACCCTCCGTCGTCTTGACTATGGCGCGACTATCCATAGCTTTACCGATGATGTGTTTGAAAAGTGGTATCCTACTCCTGAGGAACAAAAAAATCAGGTGTTGTTAACCCTTGATACTCTAACTAATCGCAGTGGCCTTCGGGTGGGTAATTCTCTACAGGATTTGTTAACCCCTGAAATTGTTGAAAGCGTTACCACAGAAACCATTGGTTATGCCCTTAAAAATCAACAATATAATCAAGCTATGGTGGATGCGGGCGATCGCATCATAGCCATATTATCAGGAAAAGAAGATCCAGGTCCTCCCGAAATTCAGGAGTTAAACATCGAGGGAACGTTTTCTACGGCAGAAGAAACCGATGATGGCATTGCCACCATTTGGGTAGTGCTTTTGGTAATCCTTGCTACGGTTATCCCCATGGTTACATACTTTTGGTATGTGGGTTTTCCGGGTAGTTAA
- a CDS encoding transporter substrate-binding domain-containing protein has protein sequence MMGKKLIKVFTVSLFLGFNFLVNSSAKAETVLERIESGGLLRIGINNNEIPFSYRDSNGELQGICLDLVNLIKNELRDTLNRNIITTHLFNSNLSNRFQIVQDGIVDLECGANSIREIKDFEVSFSEPFFSTGIQFLAVRDKANQLRNNTAIEDVRIGVLANTTTEEYVKQRFPEAQISLFRGISGSNLGVRAVENERIDVFADDGILLLGAATSLNMSLSRDFILLPETPLTCERYGLILPKNDPDWKALIDRVITSSEEREIVGDWFAVADRFINNRSDCEIYD, from the coding sequence ATGATGGGAAAAAAACTAATCAAAGTCTTTACTGTTAGTCTATTTTTAGGATTTAACTTCTTGGTTAATTCTTCTGCCAAAGCGGAGACGGTATTGGAAAGAATTGAGTCAGGGGGTTTGTTGAGGATTGGTATAAACAATAATGAAATTCCTTTTAGTTATAGGGATAGTAATGGGGAGTTACAGGGAATTTGTTTAGATTTAGTTAATTTGATCAAAAACGAGTTAAGAGACACTTTAAATCGTAATATCATCACAACTCATCTTTTTAATTCTAACCTTAGTAATCGTTTTCAAATTGTACAAGATGGTATTGTGGATTTAGAGTGTGGGGCAAATAGTATTAGGGAAATAAAAGATTTTGAGGTTTCGTTTTCCGAGCCTTTTTTTTCTACTGGGATTCAGTTTTTGGCGGTTAGGGATAAAGCAAATCAATTAAGAAATAATACCGCCATTGAGGATGTGAGAATTGGGGTTTTGGCTAATACCACCACGGAAGAATATGTTAAGCAAAGGTTTCCTGAAGCACAAATTAGTTTATTTAGGGGAATTAGTGGGAGTAATTTGGGAGTGAGGGCGGTGGAAAATGAAAGAATAGATGTTTTTGCTGATGATGGTATTTTATTATTGGGGGCGGCTACTTCTTTAAATATGTCGTTGAGTCGAGATTTTATTTTGTTACCGGAAACCCCCCTGACTTGTGAAAGGTATGGGTTAATTTTGCCAAAAAATGATCCTGATTGGAAAGCGTTAATTGATAGGGTAATTACTTCTAGTGAAGAAAGGGAAATCGTCGGCGATTGGTTTGCGGTGGCTGATAGATTTATTAATAATCGTAGTGATTGTGAAATCTATGATTAG
- a CDS encoding NAD(P)H-quinone oxidoreductase subunit 4 — MIADQFPWLTAIIVLPLVAALLIPFIPDKQGKTLRWYALGVGITDFILMCYVFWQQFDTNNANLQLIESYSWIPQIGLNWAVSVDGLSMPLVLLAGFVTTLSIFSAWQVDRKPKLFYFLLLLLYSAQIGVFVAQDILLLFIMWELELVPVYLLVSIWGGKKRRYAATKFLLYTALASIFILVAGLGMALYGGGSITFDMVELGLKDYPLTLKLLLYGGLLVAFGVKLAVFPLHTWLPDAHGEASSPVSMILAGVLLKMGGYGLIRLNLGLLSEAHIYFAPLLVILGVVNIIYGAFASFGQTNMKRRLAYSSVSHMGFVLIGIASFTDLGISGAMLQMLSHGLIAALLFFLAGVTYDRTKTMYLDEMGNIGKVMPKVFALFTAGAMASLALPGMSGFVSELAVFVGYSNSDVYGSNFRTVTILLSAVGLILTPIYLLSMLRQLFYSSDQTLMCNLGVPTNIINTDEDNDEPVCFGNDCILPMNAKYEDAKPREIFIAASFLILIIGVGLYPKLATQLYDVKTVAVNAQVTQSYQQVALNNPRFGNKVVQSPEVVESVAMN, encoded by the coding sequence ATGATAGCGGATCAATTTCCTTGGCTCACCGCAATTATAGTCCTGCCTCTGGTCGCAGCCTTGCTCATACCCTTCATTCCCGACAAGCAAGGTAAAACTCTTCGATGGTATGCGTTGGGAGTAGGCATTACCGATTTTATTTTAATGTGTTACGTTTTTTGGCAACAATTCGACACAAATAACGCCAACTTACAACTAATAGAAAGCTATAGCTGGATACCCCAAATAGGACTAAACTGGGCAGTATCCGTAGATGGTTTATCCATGCCCCTTGTCTTGTTAGCAGGATTTGTCACCACCCTATCTATTTTTTCCGCTTGGCAAGTAGATCGTAAACCGAAATTATTTTACTTTTTACTATTATTATTGTACTCAGCCCAAATCGGCGTATTCGTAGCCCAAGATATACTACTACTATTTATCATGTGGGAATTAGAATTAGTTCCTGTATATCTTTTGGTTTCCATCTGGGGAGGTAAAAAACGTCGCTACGCTGCCACCAAATTCTTACTCTATACCGCCCTTGCTTCCATTTTCATCCTCGTCGCAGGATTAGGTATGGCATTATACGGCGGAGGAAGTATCACCTTTGACATGGTAGAATTAGGCTTAAAAGACTATCCCCTCACCCTCAAATTATTATTATACGGTGGTTTATTAGTTGCCTTTGGTGTTAAACTAGCAGTGTTTCCCCTCCATACATGGCTACCCGATGCCCACGGAGAAGCATCTTCTCCCGTTTCCATGATTTTGGCAGGAGTTTTATTAAAAATGGGTGGTTATGGCTTAATTCGTCTTAATCTTGGTTTATTATCCGAAGCCCACATTTATTTTGCCCCTCTCCTGGTTATCCTCGGGGTAGTAAACATCATTTACGGTGCTTTTGCCTCCTTTGGCCAAACCAACATGAAACGTCGTTTAGCTTATTCCTCTGTGTCTCACATGGGATTTGTGTTAATCGGTATCGCTTCCTTTACCGACTTAGGTATTAGTGGGGCTATGTTACAAATGCTTTCCCATGGTTTAATCGCCGCCTTGTTATTCTTCCTTGCCGGGGTAACTTACGATCGCACCAAGACCATGTATTTAGATGAAATGGGTAATATAGGTAAAGTGATGCCTAAAGTATTCGCTCTATTTACCGCAGGGGCCATGGCTTCTCTCGCCTTACCCGGTATGAGTGGCTTTGTCAGTGAATTGGCAGTATTTGTGGGATATAGCAACAGCGATGTTTATGGTTCAAATTTCCGCACCGTAACCATTCTCCTTAGTGCCGTGGGTTTAATCTTAACTCCCATTTACCTACTATCTATGTTAAGACAGTTATTCTATAGCTCAGATCAAACTTTAATGTGTAATTTGGGAGTACCTACCAATATAATCAACACAGATGAAGATAATGACGAGCCTGTATGTTTTGGTAATGACTGTATCTTGCCCATGAATGCAAAATATGAAGACGCTAAACCCAGAGAAATTTTTATCGCAGCTTCTTTCCTCATCCTCATCATCGGGGTGGGTTTATACCCTAAGTTAGCTACTCAGTTATATGATGTGAAAACCGTGGCAGTAAACGCTCAAGTTACCCAGTCTTATCAACAAGTAGCCCTTAATAATCCTCGTTTTGGTAATAAAGTTGTTCAATCCCCTGAGGTGGTTGAAAGTGTGGCGATGAATTAA